In Verrucomicrobiota bacterium, a single genomic region encodes these proteins:
- a CDS encoding aminotransferase class V-fold PLP-dependent enzyme, with translation MNPFNGEAERLASFPVAKKRIFLGHAGVTALPACAAQAMKSYIDSSSEDQQEFGGVLKEVARTRADSADLLGVSAEEIALLGPTSLGLSLFANGIDWKSGDEVVVYGDDYPANVYPWLNLQSRGVVIKWLKTESLGKITPESVEAVLTPATRLVALASCHFQTGWRIDISAISALLRKRGILFSLDAIQTLGAFPTPAREVDFLSADAHKWLLGPLAAGIVYVAKEHFETCRPTLLGSWNIKSPDFLAQRTIEFEEGGRRYEPGVLNVAGIYGMRASISLISEQGIPAISALILERRDRLEVGLAGLGFEFLSPRSHEPLRSGILTTRYPAKDPAELIATLEQASISASYRKTRDHGFWLRFSPHFYNTVEEIDRVLDVLSEAIK, from the coding sequence ATGAATCCCTTCAACGGTGAAGCAGAACGACTGGCATCCTTCCCGGTCGCAAAGAAGCGTATCTTCCTCGGCCATGCAGGAGTGACGGCCCTGCCTGCCTGCGCGGCGCAGGCGATGAAGAGCTACATCGACTCCAGCAGCGAGGATCAGCAGGAGTTCGGAGGTGTGCTCAAGGAAGTGGCCCGTACTCGGGCGGACTCCGCAGACCTTCTGGGAGTCTCGGCGGAGGAGATAGCCCTACTCGGCCCTACATCCCTAGGACTCAGCCTCTTTGCTAACGGAATCGACTGGAAGAGCGGAGACGAAGTTGTCGTCTACGGCGACGACTATCCAGCCAATGTCTATCCCTGGCTGAACCTCCAGAGCCGTGGTGTCGTGATCAAGTGGCTGAAGACCGAATCCCTCGGCAAGATCACTCCCGAGAGCGTCGAGGCAGTCCTCACGCCGGCCACGCGACTCGTGGCGCTCGCCTCCTGTCATTTCCAGACCGGCTGGAGGATCGATATTTCTGCCATCAGCGCTCTTCTGCGCAAGCGGGGCATCCTCTTCTCGCTCGACGCTATCCAGACGCTCGGCGCCTTCCCCACCCCGGCGCGTGAGGTCGATTTCCTCTCGGCCGATGCCCACAAATGGCTACTCGGACCTCTGGCTGCCGGCATCGTCTATGTGGCGAAGGAACATTTCGAGACCTGCCGCCCCACGCTTCTCGGCTCCTGGAATATCAAGTCTCCCGACTTCCTGGCCCAGCGGACGATCGAGTTCGAGGAGGGAGGTCGCCGCTACGAACCGGGTGTCCTGAATGTGGCCGGCATCTACGGGATGAGGGCCTCGATCAGTCTCATCAGCGAGCAGGGGATCCCCGCCATCTCCGCGCTTATCCTAGAGCGGCGCGATCGTCTGGAAGTCGGTCTTGCAGGACTTGGCTTCGAGTTTCTTTCACCCCGAAGCCACGAGCCCCTCCGTTCCGGCATCCTTACCACGCGTTATCCTGCCAAGGATCCTGCCGAACTGATCGCGACCTTGGAGCAAGCCAGCATCTCGGCCTCCTATCGGAAGACCCGAGACCATGGCTTCTGGCTCCGATTCAGCCCTCACTTCTACAACACCGTCGAAGAGATCGACCGCGTCCTAGACGTCCTCTCGGAAGCCATAAAGTGA